The Streptomyces sp. B3I8 nucleotide sequence GTGCGGCCGCCAGAGCGGCGACCGCGGCGAAGGTCGCTGTCGTCCGGATGATCGTGGGGGTGATCGCTCGTCGGAGTCGCATGGGACCGGGACGCTACACCCGCCGGCCACCGTGGCTACAGAGGCGTGACATAGGCCCCCGAGATTCCGCCGTCCACCAGGAAGTCGGTGGCGTTGACGAAGGAGGAGTCGTCGCTGGCGAGGAAGGCGACGGCGGCGGCGATCTCCTCGGCCTCCGCGAACCGGCCGAGCGGGATGTGCACCAGGCGGCGCGCGGCACGCTCGGGGTCCTTGGCGAACAGCTCCCGCAGCAGCGGGGTGTTGACGGGCCCCGGGCACAGCGCGTTGACGCGGATGCCCTCACGGGCGAACTGCACGCCCAGTTCGCGGGACATGGCCAGGACGCCGCCCTTGGAGGCGGTGTACGAGATCTGCGAGGTGGCCGCGCCCATCCGGGCCACGAAGGACGCGGTGTTGATGATGGAGCCCCTGCCCTGGCGCCGCATGTAGGGGAGGGCGGCCTTGCAGCACAGGTAGACGGAGGTGAGGTTGACCTCCTGGACCCGCTTCCAGGCGTCCAGGCCGGTCTCCAGGATGGAGTCGTCGTCGGGCGGGGAGATGCCCGCGTTGTTGAAGGCGACGTCGACCGAGCCGTAGGTGTCGTACGCGACCCGGAACAGCGCCTCGACCTGGTCGGGGTCGGTGACGTCGACGGGGACGAAGAGGCCGCCGGTCTCCTCGGCGGCGGCCCGGCCGCGCTCCTTGTCGACGTCGCCGCAGACGACGTGGGCGCCTTCCGAGGCGAGTCTGCGGGCGGCGGCGAGGCCGATGCCGCTGCCGGCTCCGGTGACGACGGCGGTGCGGCCGACGAGACGGCGGCAGACGATGTCCGACCGCTGTTCCGACGGCCTCTGCGACGACTGCTGCGAGGACAGTTGCGACGGCTGCTGCGAGGACGACTGCTCCGACGGCTGTGCGGTCATTGTGCGGGATCCTCCGTGGAGATGAAGACGTTCTTGGTCTCGGTGAACGCGGTCAGGGCGTCCGGGCCCAGCTCACGGCCGATGCCGGACTGCTTGTAGCCGCCGAACGGGGTCCAGTAGCGGACGCTGGAGTGGGAGTTGACGGACAGGTTGCCGGCCCGGACGGCGCCCGAGACGCGCAGCGCGCGGCCGACGTCACGGGTCCAGATGGAGCCGGACAGGCCGTAGGGGGTGGCGTTGGCGAGCCGGATCGCGTCGGCCTCGTCGTCGAAGGGGAGGACGACGGCGACGGGACCGAAGACCTCCTCGACGGCCACGCGAGCGGTGGCGTCGACGCCGGTGAGGACGGTGGGCGGGAACCAGAAGCCGGGGCCCTCGGGTGCCGTGCCGCGGATGCCGGGGGCGCCGGGGTCGACGTAGGAGCGGACGCGGGCGAGCTGGGCGGCGGAGATCAGCGGGCCCATGTCGGTGCCGGCGTCGGCCGGGTCGCCGACGCGGACGGCTTCGACGGCGGGGGCGAGCAGGTCGAGGAAGCGGTCGTGGACGGAGCGCTGGACGAGGATGCGGGTGCGGGCGCAGCAGTCCTGGCCGCAGTTGTCGAGGAAGGACATCGGCGCGGCGGCCGCGGCCGCTTCGAGGTCGGCGTCGGCGAAGACGAGGTTGGGGCTCTTGCCGCCGAGTTCGAGGGTGACGCGCTTGAGGTGCGCCCCGCTCCTGGCCCACACCTGTCTGCCCACGGCGGTCGACCCGGTGAAGACGATCTTCGCCACGTCCGGGTGGTCGACGAGGGCGGCGCCCGCGACGGGTCCGTGGCCGGGCAGCACCTGGAACAGGTGGTCCGGCAGACCTGCCTCCAGGGCGAGTTCGGCCAGCCGGAGCGCGGTGAGCGGGGTGGTCTCGGCGGGCTTGAGGAGGACCGCGTTGCCCGCCGCGAGGGCGGGGGCGGTGCCCCAGGCGGCGATGGGCATCGGGAAGTTCCAGGGCGCGATGACGCCGACGACGCCGAGCGGTTCGAGGATCGTGACGTCCAGGCCGCCGGGGACCGGGATCTGGCGGCCGGTGAGCCGTTCCACTCCCC carries:
- a CDS encoding aldehyde dehydrogenase, which produces MDDANDGREPAPAELKVLDPATEEFLATVPAASPADVDAAVVRARRAQERWAALAPGDRARLLRRFAATVDAHLDELAELEVREAGHTIGNARWEAGNVRDLLDYAAGGVERLTGRQIPVPGGLDVTILEPLGVVGVIAPWNFPMPIAAWGTAPALAAGNAVLLKPAETTPLTALRLAELALEAGLPDHLFQVLPGHGPVAGAALVDHPDVAKIVFTGSTAVGRQVWARSGAHLKRVTLELGGKSPNLVFADADLEAAAAAAPMSFLDNCGQDCCARTRILVQRSVHDRFLDLLAPAVEAVRVGDPADAGTDMGPLISAAQLARVRSYVDPGAPGIRGTAPEGPGFWFPPTVLTGVDATARVAVEEVFGPVAVVLPFDDEADAIRLANATPYGLSGSIWTRDVGRALRVSGAVRAGNLSVNSHSSVRYWTPFGGYKQSGIGRELGPDALTAFTETKNVFISTEDPAQ
- a CDS encoding 3-oxoacyl-ACP reductase — encoded protein: MTAQPSEQSSSQQPSQLSSQQSSQRPSEQRSDIVCRRLVGRTAVVTGAGSGIGLAAARRLASEGAHVVCGDVDKERGRAAAEETGGLFVPVDVTDPDQVEALFRVAYDTYGSVDVAFNNAGISPPDDDSILETGLDAWKRVQEVNLTSVYLCCKAALPYMRRQGRGSIINTASFVARMGAATSQISYTASKGGVLAMSRELGVQFAREGIRVNALCPGPVNTPLLRELFAKDPERAARRLVHIPLGRFAEAEEIAAAVAFLASDDSSFVNATDFLVDGGISGAYVTPL